The following proteins come from a genomic window of Sorex araneus isolate mSorAra2 chromosome 1, mSorAra2.pri, whole genome shotgun sequence:
- the PNPLA7 gene encoding patatin-like phospholipase domain-containing protein 7 isoform X2, translated as MEQEKDDCPEAGFCLGAVLQSWGWRWLEQRSQSSMLTGVLLGALLALILVGIVVFFLHRRLKRLRQVPPTPQYRFRKRDKVLFYGRKIMRKVTTLPHTLVGSTVPPRQRARKRTKVLSLAKRILRFKKEYPTLQPKEPPPSLLEADLTEFDVKSSHLPSEVLYMLKNVRVLGHFEKPLFLELCKHMVFMQLLEGEYVFRPGEPDTSIYVVQDGRLEVCVQDTDGPEVAVKEVLPGDSVHSLLSILDVITNHTAPYKTVSARAAVPSTVLRLPAVALQGVFDKCPETLVRVVQIIMVRLQRVTFLALHNYLGLTTELFNPESQAIPLVSVASVAAGKAKRRSLCVPDERPPGPGDPDRGASHAAASAPLLRRSHSVPLPAAHEEVSDELSSAQAGDQGPSAPPRCAAGTPSDPSGTCDRATVHLSSEERPDGAILGKSRKNVTVTETPSAVFHYAESDLDEPVASRRTDAILRAAKKDLLTLMELDDPSLLDGRVTLLHVPGGTVVSRQGDQDVNILFVVSGLLHVYQRKIDSSEDTCLFVTRPGELVGQLAVLTGEPLIFTIKANRDCSFLSISKAHFYEIMRKQPSVVLGVAHTVVKRMSSFVRQMDFALDWMEVEAGRAVYRQGDKSDCTYIVLSGRLRSVIRKEDGKKRLAGEYGRGDLIGVVETLTQQARATTVHAVRDSELAKLPAGALTSIKRRYPQVVTRLIHLLGEKILGSLQQGPGTGHQFGLHATSNKWDSGNPASNLSTVAVMPVSEDVPLTAFALELQHALSAIGPTLLLTSENIKQRFGSAALDSIHEYRLSSWLGQQEDVYRIVLYQADSGLTPWTQRCIRQADCILIVGLGEQEPTVGELERMLESSAVRAQKQLLLLHREEGPSPSRTVEWLNMRSWCSGHLHLRCPRRVFSRRALPKLVEMYERVCQRPPDRHSDFSRLARVLTGNAIALVLGGGGARGCAQVGIIRALTECGIPVDMVGGTSIGAFMGALYSEERSYSRIRIRAKQWAEDMTSMVKAVLDLTYPITSMFSGAGFNSSVCSVFKDRQIEDLWIPYFTITTDITASAMRVHTDGSLWRYVRASMSLSGYMPPLCDPKDGHLLMDGGYINNLPADVARSMGAKVVIAIDVGSRDETDLTNYGDALSGWWLLWKRWNPLASKVKVLNMAEIQTRLAYVCCVRQLEMVKSSEYCEYLRPPIDSYGTLDFSKFDEICEVGYQHGRTVFDIWGRSGVLDKMLQDRQGLSKTKASDVLTCPSASFTDLAEIVSRIEPAPVATVDDESDYQTEYEEELPGGIPDGDTYADFQSTPTVTASDSEEEPTLRHRLTKTGGPRQTCPEAASP; from the exons ATGGAGCAAGAGAAGGATGACTGCCCGGAG GCCGGCTTCTGTCTGGGCGCTGTCCTGCAGTCCTGGGGGTGGCGATGGCTGGAGCAGCGGTCACAGTCCAGTATG CTGACGGGCGTCCTTCTTGGTGCCCTGCTGGCCCTGATCCTTGTGGGTATTGTGGTCTTCTTCCTGCACCGGAGACTGAAGCGGCTCC GACAAGTGCCGCCGACCCCTCAGTACAGATTCCGGAAGAGAGACAAGGTCCTGTTCTACGGCCGGAAGATTATGAGGAAG GTGACCACACTCCCGCACACGCTCGTGGGGAGCACAGTGCCCCCCCGACAGCGGGCCAGGAAGAGGACCAAGGTGCTGTCTTTGGCCAAGAG GATTCTCCGCTTCAAGAAGGAGTACCCCACGCTGCAGCCCAAGGAGCCCCCGCCGTCCCTGCTGGAGGCCGACCTCACAGAGTTCGACGTGAagagctctcacctgccctcgGAGGTTCTCTACATGCTGAAGAACGTGCG GGTCCTGGGTCACTTCGAGAAGCCGCTCTTCCTGGAGCTCTGCAAACACATGGTCTTCATGCAGCTCCTCGAGGGGGAGTATGTCTTCCGGCCCGGGGAGCCGGACACCAGCATCTACGTGGTGCAGGACGGGAGGCTGGAGGTGTGCGTCCAGGACACG GATGGCCCTGAGGTGGCGGTGAAAGAGGTCCTCCCTGGAGACAGCGTCCACAGCCTTCTCAGCATCCTCGATGTCATCACG AACCACACAGCCCCCTACAAGACGGTGTCCGCCCGGGCTGCCGTGCCCTCCACAGTGCTGCGGCTCCCTGCTGTGGCCCTCCAGGGCGTGTTTGACAAGTGCCCCGAGACCCTGGTGCGGGTGGTGCAG ATCATCATGGTGCGGCTGCAGAGGGTCaccttcctggccctgcacaaCTACTTGGGCCTCACCACGGAGCTCTTCAACCCT GAGAGCCAGGCCATCCCCCTCGTGTCCGTGGCCAGTGTTGCTGCTGGGAAGGCCAAGAGGCGGTCACTGTGTGTTCCTGACGAGCGGCCCCCTGGGCCTGGAGACCCAG aCCGAGGGGCCAGCCATGCAGCGGCCAGTGCACCCCTGCTGAGGAGAAGCCACTCTGTGCCACTGCCCGCTGCCCACGAAGAGGTCTCAGACGagctcagcagtgcccaggcggGCGACCAGGGCCCTTCAGCCCCACCAA GGTGTGCTGCAGGAACCCCCTCCGACCCTAGTGGCACATGTGACCGAGCCACCGTGCACCTTAGCTCTGAGGAGCGGCCCGACGGCGCCATACTCGGCAAG TCCAGGAAGAACGTGACGGTCACTGAGACACCCTCTGCGGTCTTCCACTACGCAGAGAGTGACCTGGACGAGCCTGTGGCCAGCAGGAGGACGGATGCCATCCTCAGAGCCGCCAAGAAGGACCTGCTCACTCTGATGGAGCTGGAC GACCCTTCCCTGCTGGACGGCCGGGTGACCCTCCTCCATGTCCCTGGGGGCACGGTGGTGTCAAGGCAGGGCGACCAG GATGTGAACATCCTCTTCGTGGTGTCGGGGCTGCTGCACGTGTACCAGCGCAAGATCGACAGCAGTGAGGACACCTGCCTGTTCGTCACGCGTCCCGGGGAGCTGGTGGGCCAGCTGGCCGTCCTCACGGGGGAGCCCCTCATCTTCACCATCAAGGCCAACCGCGACTGCAGCTTCCTGTCCATCTCCAAGGCTCACTTCTATGA GATCATGAGGAAGCAGCCAAGTGTGGTCCTGGGTGTGGCGCACACCGTGGTGAAGCGCATGTCGTCCTTCGTGCGGCAGATGGACTTCGCACTGGACTGGATGGAGGTGGAGGCTGGACGCGCTGTGTACAG GCAGGGGGACAAGTCAGACTGCACGTACATTGTCCTCAGCGGCCGGCTGCGCTCAGTGATCCGGAAGGAGGACGGCAAGAAGCGCCTGGCCGGGGAGTATGGCCGTGGTGACCTCATCGGAGTG GTGGAGACGCTCACCCAGCAGGCCCGAGCCACCACCGTGCACGCAGTGCGGGACTCGGAGCTGGCCAAGCTGCCCGCGGGAGCACTGACGTCCATCAAGCGCAGGTACCCTCAG GTGGTGACTCGCCTCATCCACCTGTTGGGTGAGAAGATCCTGGGAAGCCTGCAGCAGGGTCCTGGCACAG GTCACCAGTTTGGGCTCCACGCCACAAGCAACAAGTGGGACTCGGGGAACCCAGCCAGCAACCTGTCCACAGTGGCCGTGATGCCTGTGTCCGAGGACGTGCCCCTCACGGCCTTCGCCCTGGAGCTGCAGCACGCCCTCAGCGCCATCG GGCCCACCCTGCTGCTGACCAGCGAGAACATCAAGCAGCGTTTCGGCTCTGCCGCTCTGGACAG CATCCACGAGTACCGGCTGTCCAGCTGGCTGGGCCAGCAGGAGGACGTCTACCGCATCGTGCTGTATCAGGCGGACAGCGGCCTCACGCCCTGGACGCAGCGCTGCATCCGTCAGGCCGACTGCATCCTCATCGTGGGCCTTGGGGAGCAGGAGCCCACGGTGGGCGAG CTGGAGCGGATGCTGGAGAGCTCGGCCGTGCGGGCCCAgaagcagctgctgctgctgcaccgGGAGGAGGGGCCCTCGCCGTCCCGCACCGTGGAGTGGCTCAACATGCGCAGCTGGTGCTCCGGCCACCTGCACCTGCGCTGTCCCCGGCGTGTCTTCTCCCGAAGGGCCCTGCCCAAGCTG GTGGAGATGTATGAGCGGGTCTGCCAGAGACCCCCGGACCGCCACTCGGACTTCTCACGCCTGGCCCGGGTGCTGACAGGCAATGCCATCGCCCTGGTgctcgggggcgggggagccag GGGCTGCGCTCAGGTGGGCATCATCCGGGCGCTGACAGAGTGTGGCATCCCCGTGGACATGGTTGGAGGCACATCCATCGGGGCCTTCATGGGTGCCCTGTACTCCGAGGAGCGGAGCTACAGCCGGATCCGCATCCGGGCCAAGCAGTGGGCAGAG GACATGACCTCAATGGTGAAGGCTGTCCTGGACCTGACCTACCCCATCACGTCCATGTTCTCTGGCGCGGGCTTCAACAGCAGCGTTTGCAGCGTCTTCAAGGACCGGCAGATTGAG GACCTGTGGATCCCCTACTTCACCATCACCACAGACATCACGGCCTCCGCCATGCGTGTCCACACTGACG GCTCCCTGTGGCGGTATGTGCGAGCCAGCATGTCCCTGTCTGGCTACATGCCCCCGCTGTGTGACCCCAAGGATGGGCACTTGCTGATGGACGGGGGCTACATCAACAACCTCCCAG CGGATGTGGCCAGGTCAATGGGGGCCAAGGTGGTGATCGCCATCGACGTGGGCAGCCGGGATGAAACAGACCTCACCAACTACGGCGACGCCTTGTCTGGGTGGTGGCTGCTCTGGAAGCGCTGGAATCCACTGGCCTCAAAAGTCAAG GTGCTGAACATGGCTGAGATCCAGACACGCCTGGCCTACGTCTGCTGTGTGCGGCAGCTGGAGATGGTGAAGAGCAGCGAGTACTGCGAGTACCTGCGGCCACCCATCGACAGCTACGGCACCCTGGACTTCAGCAAGTTCGACGAGATCTGT GAAGTGGGCTACCAGCACGGGCGCACAGTGTTTGACATCTGGGGGCGCAGCGGCGTGCTGGACAAGATGCTGCAGGACCGCCAGGGCCTGAGCAAGACGAAGGCTAGCGAC GTCCTCACCTGCCCGAGTGCCTCCTTCACGGACCTGGCCGAAATCGTGTCCCGCATCGAGCCTGCCCCAGTGGCCACAGTGGATG ATGAGTCTGACTACCAGACAGAGTATGAAGAGGAGCTGCCTGGGGGCATCCCGGATGGGGACACGTATGCCGACTTCCAGAGCACGCCCACTGTCACAGCCTCCGACTCG GAGGAGGAGCCCACACTGCGGCACAGGCTGACCAAGACAGGTGGCCCCCGTCAGACATGCCCTGAAGCAGCCTCTCCGTGA
- the PNPLA7 gene encoding patatin-like phospholipase domain-containing protein 7 isoform X1, translating to MEQEKDDCPEAGFCLGAVLQSWGWRWLEQRSQSSMLTGVLLGALLALILVGIVVFFLHRRLKRLRQVPPTPQYRFRKRDKVLFYGRKIMRKVTTLPHTLVGSTVPPRQRARKRTKVLSLAKRILRFKKEYPTLQPKEPPPSLLEADLTEFDVKSSHLPSEVLYMLKNVRVLGHFEKPLFLELCKHMVFMQLLEGEYVFRPGEPDTSIYVVQDGRLEVCVQDTQDGPEVAVKEVLPGDSVHSLLSILDVITNHTAPYKTVSARAAVPSTVLRLPAVALQGVFDKCPETLVRVVQIIMVRLQRVTFLALHNYLGLTTELFNPESQAIPLVSVASVAAGKAKRRSLCVPDERPPGPGDPDRGASHAAASAPLLRRSHSVPLPAAHEEVSDELSSAQAGDQGPSAPPRCAAGTPSDPSGTCDRATVHLSSEERPDGAILGKSRKNVTVTETPSAVFHYAESDLDEPVASRRTDAILRAAKKDLLTLMELDDPSLLDGRVTLLHVPGGTVVSRQGDQDVNILFVVSGLLHVYQRKIDSSEDTCLFVTRPGELVGQLAVLTGEPLIFTIKANRDCSFLSISKAHFYEIMRKQPSVVLGVAHTVVKRMSSFVRQMDFALDWMEVEAGRAVYRQGDKSDCTYIVLSGRLRSVIRKEDGKKRLAGEYGRGDLIGVVETLTQQARATTVHAVRDSELAKLPAGALTSIKRRYPQVVTRLIHLLGEKILGSLQQGPGTGHQFGLHATSNKWDSGNPASNLSTVAVMPVSEDVPLTAFALELQHALSAIGPTLLLTSENIKQRFGSAALDSIHEYRLSSWLGQQEDVYRIVLYQADSGLTPWTQRCIRQADCILIVGLGEQEPTVGELERMLESSAVRAQKQLLLLHREEGPSPSRTVEWLNMRSWCSGHLHLRCPRRVFSRRALPKLVEMYERVCQRPPDRHSDFSRLARVLTGNAIALVLGGGGARGCAQVGIIRALTECGIPVDMVGGTSIGAFMGALYSEERSYSRIRIRAKQWAEDMTSMVKAVLDLTYPITSMFSGAGFNSSVCSVFKDRQIEDLWIPYFTITTDITASAMRVHTDGSLWRYVRASMSLSGYMPPLCDPKDGHLLMDGGYINNLPADVARSMGAKVVIAIDVGSRDETDLTNYGDALSGWWLLWKRWNPLASKVKVLNMAEIQTRLAYVCCVRQLEMVKSSEYCEYLRPPIDSYGTLDFSKFDEICEVGYQHGRTVFDIWGRSGVLDKMLQDRQGLSKTKASDVLTCPSASFTDLAEIVSRIEPAPVATVDDESDYQTEYEEELPGGIPDGDTYADFQSTPTVTASDSEEEPTLRHRLTKTGGPRQTCPEAASP from the exons ATGGAGCAAGAGAAGGATGACTGCCCGGAG GCCGGCTTCTGTCTGGGCGCTGTCCTGCAGTCCTGGGGGTGGCGATGGCTGGAGCAGCGGTCACAGTCCAGTATG CTGACGGGCGTCCTTCTTGGTGCCCTGCTGGCCCTGATCCTTGTGGGTATTGTGGTCTTCTTCCTGCACCGGAGACTGAAGCGGCTCC GACAAGTGCCGCCGACCCCTCAGTACAGATTCCGGAAGAGAGACAAGGTCCTGTTCTACGGCCGGAAGATTATGAGGAAG GTGACCACACTCCCGCACACGCTCGTGGGGAGCACAGTGCCCCCCCGACAGCGGGCCAGGAAGAGGACCAAGGTGCTGTCTTTGGCCAAGAG GATTCTCCGCTTCAAGAAGGAGTACCCCACGCTGCAGCCCAAGGAGCCCCCGCCGTCCCTGCTGGAGGCCGACCTCACAGAGTTCGACGTGAagagctctcacctgccctcgGAGGTTCTCTACATGCTGAAGAACGTGCG GGTCCTGGGTCACTTCGAGAAGCCGCTCTTCCTGGAGCTCTGCAAACACATGGTCTTCATGCAGCTCCTCGAGGGGGAGTATGTCTTCCGGCCCGGGGAGCCGGACACCAGCATCTACGTGGTGCAGGACGGGAGGCTGGAGGTGTGCGTCCAGGACACG CAGGATGGCCCTGAGGTGGCGGTGAAAGAGGTCCTCCCTGGAGACAGCGTCCACAGCCTTCTCAGCATCCTCGATGTCATCACG AACCACACAGCCCCCTACAAGACGGTGTCCGCCCGGGCTGCCGTGCCCTCCACAGTGCTGCGGCTCCCTGCTGTGGCCCTCCAGGGCGTGTTTGACAAGTGCCCCGAGACCCTGGTGCGGGTGGTGCAG ATCATCATGGTGCGGCTGCAGAGGGTCaccttcctggccctgcacaaCTACTTGGGCCTCACCACGGAGCTCTTCAACCCT GAGAGCCAGGCCATCCCCCTCGTGTCCGTGGCCAGTGTTGCTGCTGGGAAGGCCAAGAGGCGGTCACTGTGTGTTCCTGACGAGCGGCCCCCTGGGCCTGGAGACCCAG aCCGAGGGGCCAGCCATGCAGCGGCCAGTGCACCCCTGCTGAGGAGAAGCCACTCTGTGCCACTGCCCGCTGCCCACGAAGAGGTCTCAGACGagctcagcagtgcccaggcggGCGACCAGGGCCCTTCAGCCCCACCAA GGTGTGCTGCAGGAACCCCCTCCGACCCTAGTGGCACATGTGACCGAGCCACCGTGCACCTTAGCTCTGAGGAGCGGCCCGACGGCGCCATACTCGGCAAG TCCAGGAAGAACGTGACGGTCACTGAGACACCCTCTGCGGTCTTCCACTACGCAGAGAGTGACCTGGACGAGCCTGTGGCCAGCAGGAGGACGGATGCCATCCTCAGAGCCGCCAAGAAGGACCTGCTCACTCTGATGGAGCTGGAC GACCCTTCCCTGCTGGACGGCCGGGTGACCCTCCTCCATGTCCCTGGGGGCACGGTGGTGTCAAGGCAGGGCGACCAG GATGTGAACATCCTCTTCGTGGTGTCGGGGCTGCTGCACGTGTACCAGCGCAAGATCGACAGCAGTGAGGACACCTGCCTGTTCGTCACGCGTCCCGGGGAGCTGGTGGGCCAGCTGGCCGTCCTCACGGGGGAGCCCCTCATCTTCACCATCAAGGCCAACCGCGACTGCAGCTTCCTGTCCATCTCCAAGGCTCACTTCTATGA GATCATGAGGAAGCAGCCAAGTGTGGTCCTGGGTGTGGCGCACACCGTGGTGAAGCGCATGTCGTCCTTCGTGCGGCAGATGGACTTCGCACTGGACTGGATGGAGGTGGAGGCTGGACGCGCTGTGTACAG GCAGGGGGACAAGTCAGACTGCACGTACATTGTCCTCAGCGGCCGGCTGCGCTCAGTGATCCGGAAGGAGGACGGCAAGAAGCGCCTGGCCGGGGAGTATGGCCGTGGTGACCTCATCGGAGTG GTGGAGACGCTCACCCAGCAGGCCCGAGCCACCACCGTGCACGCAGTGCGGGACTCGGAGCTGGCCAAGCTGCCCGCGGGAGCACTGACGTCCATCAAGCGCAGGTACCCTCAG GTGGTGACTCGCCTCATCCACCTGTTGGGTGAGAAGATCCTGGGAAGCCTGCAGCAGGGTCCTGGCACAG GTCACCAGTTTGGGCTCCACGCCACAAGCAACAAGTGGGACTCGGGGAACCCAGCCAGCAACCTGTCCACAGTGGCCGTGATGCCTGTGTCCGAGGACGTGCCCCTCACGGCCTTCGCCCTGGAGCTGCAGCACGCCCTCAGCGCCATCG GGCCCACCCTGCTGCTGACCAGCGAGAACATCAAGCAGCGTTTCGGCTCTGCCGCTCTGGACAG CATCCACGAGTACCGGCTGTCCAGCTGGCTGGGCCAGCAGGAGGACGTCTACCGCATCGTGCTGTATCAGGCGGACAGCGGCCTCACGCCCTGGACGCAGCGCTGCATCCGTCAGGCCGACTGCATCCTCATCGTGGGCCTTGGGGAGCAGGAGCCCACGGTGGGCGAG CTGGAGCGGATGCTGGAGAGCTCGGCCGTGCGGGCCCAgaagcagctgctgctgctgcaccgGGAGGAGGGGCCCTCGCCGTCCCGCACCGTGGAGTGGCTCAACATGCGCAGCTGGTGCTCCGGCCACCTGCACCTGCGCTGTCCCCGGCGTGTCTTCTCCCGAAGGGCCCTGCCCAAGCTG GTGGAGATGTATGAGCGGGTCTGCCAGAGACCCCCGGACCGCCACTCGGACTTCTCACGCCTGGCCCGGGTGCTGACAGGCAATGCCATCGCCCTGGTgctcgggggcgggggagccag GGGCTGCGCTCAGGTGGGCATCATCCGGGCGCTGACAGAGTGTGGCATCCCCGTGGACATGGTTGGAGGCACATCCATCGGGGCCTTCATGGGTGCCCTGTACTCCGAGGAGCGGAGCTACAGCCGGATCCGCATCCGGGCCAAGCAGTGGGCAGAG GACATGACCTCAATGGTGAAGGCTGTCCTGGACCTGACCTACCCCATCACGTCCATGTTCTCTGGCGCGGGCTTCAACAGCAGCGTTTGCAGCGTCTTCAAGGACCGGCAGATTGAG GACCTGTGGATCCCCTACTTCACCATCACCACAGACATCACGGCCTCCGCCATGCGTGTCCACACTGACG GCTCCCTGTGGCGGTATGTGCGAGCCAGCATGTCCCTGTCTGGCTACATGCCCCCGCTGTGTGACCCCAAGGATGGGCACTTGCTGATGGACGGGGGCTACATCAACAACCTCCCAG CGGATGTGGCCAGGTCAATGGGGGCCAAGGTGGTGATCGCCATCGACGTGGGCAGCCGGGATGAAACAGACCTCACCAACTACGGCGACGCCTTGTCTGGGTGGTGGCTGCTCTGGAAGCGCTGGAATCCACTGGCCTCAAAAGTCAAG GTGCTGAACATGGCTGAGATCCAGACACGCCTGGCCTACGTCTGCTGTGTGCGGCAGCTGGAGATGGTGAAGAGCAGCGAGTACTGCGAGTACCTGCGGCCACCCATCGACAGCTACGGCACCCTGGACTTCAGCAAGTTCGACGAGATCTGT GAAGTGGGCTACCAGCACGGGCGCACAGTGTTTGACATCTGGGGGCGCAGCGGCGTGCTGGACAAGATGCTGCAGGACCGCCAGGGCCTGAGCAAGACGAAGGCTAGCGAC GTCCTCACCTGCCCGAGTGCCTCCTTCACGGACCTGGCCGAAATCGTGTCCCGCATCGAGCCTGCCCCAGTGGCCACAGTGGATG ATGAGTCTGACTACCAGACAGAGTATGAAGAGGAGCTGCCTGGGGGCATCCCGGATGGGGACACGTATGCCGACTTCCAGAGCACGCCCACTGTCACAGCCTCCGACTCG GAGGAGGAGCCCACACTGCGGCACAGGCTGACCAAGACAGGTGGCCCCCGTCAGACATGCCCTGAAGCAGCCTCTCCGTGA